In one Geoglobus acetivorans genomic region, the following are encoded:
- a CDS encoding MaoC/PaaZ C-terminal domain-containing protein codes for MNREPMYFEAISVGDAVESIPRTIVESDIWMFAYLTGDFFPLHTDVEFSKNTVFGERIAQGMLVLSVALGMVDQVLLSRYDVSSVVAFYGIEDVRFLEPVFIGDTIRARAEVVEKRDAGEKSGIVTYRLEVVNQKNEVVLVARYSALVRKSPAE; via the coding sequence ATGAATCGGGAGCCCATGTATTTTGAAGCAATCAGTGTTGGAGATGCAGTGGAGTCGATTCCGAGAACGATTGTCGAGTCTGACATCTGGATGTTTGCATATCTCACCGGCGACTTCTTTCCACTCCACACGGATGTGGAGTTCTCCAAGAACACGGTTTTTGGAGAGAGAATTGCTCAGGGGATGCTTGTTCTCTCAGTTGCGCTCGGGATGGTTGATCAGGTGCTTCTGTCCAGGTATGATGTAAGCTCCGTTGTGGCTTTTTACGGGATAGAGGACGTCAGATTTCTCGAACCGGTTTTCATCGGAGATACGATAAGAGCAAGGGCAGAGGTGGTTGAGAAGAGAGATGCCGGAGAGAAATCAGGGATTGTAACCTACAGGCTTGAGGTGGTGAACCAAAAAAATGAGGTGGTGCTGGTCGCCAGATATTCTGCGCTCGTCAGGAAATCTCCTGCAGAATAA